From one Drosophila subpulchrella strain 33 F10 #4 breed RU33 chromosome 3L, RU_Dsub_v1.1 Primary Assembly, whole genome shotgun sequence genomic stretch:
- the LOC119554289 gene encoding uncharacterized protein LOC119554289: MWLSLIFIACLAGASGSVGAEGKLPVEQAFVPRYTPVAESKRQDLDLPAEVGLDQQQRPPAGDKKPWRRVEYGYDGIPTAAWAAPSPPAAILSILNPLLAPGLLLLGVNLGALLYMLLGLLGLAPHRSGSTSRVALHPNANPQSWPDDQSYYHRDRHNPGEGKETAVYF, encoded by the coding sequence ATGTGGTTGTCGCTTATCTTCATTGCCTGTCTGGCCGGCGCGAGTGGATCCGTGGGGGCTGAGGGAAAGCTGCCGGTGGAGCAGGCCTTTGTGCCCCGCTACACTCCGGTGGCCGAGAGCAAGCGGCAGGATTTGGATCTACCCGCAGAGGTGGGTCTAGATCAGCAGCAGAGACCTCCTGCAGGCGATAAGAAGCCCTGGCGACGAGTAGAGTACGGTTACGATGGAATTCCTACGGCTGCATGGGCTGCTCCCTCGCCGCCGGCTGCCATCCTGTCCATTCTGAATCCCCTGCTGGCACCGGGACTGCTCCTCCTGGGTGTGAACCTAGGAGCCTTACTCTACATGCTGCTGGGACTCCTGGGGCTTGCTCCTCATCGAAGCGGCAGTACCAGCCGGGTGGCTCTACATCCAAATGCCAATCCCCAATCCTGGCCAGACGATCAAAGCTACTACCACCGAGACAGACACAATCCGGGTGAGGGCAAGGAAACGGCTGTATATTTCTAG
- the LOC119554287 gene encoding kinesin-like protein KIF18A — MPSEQHTNIKVAVRVRPYNVRELEQKQRSIIKVMDRSALLFDPDEEDDEFFFQGTKQQYRDITKRMNKKLTMEFDRVFDIDSSNQDLFEECTAPLVDAVLNGYNCSVFVYGATGAGKTFTMLGSEAHPGLTFLTMQDLFDKIQAQSDVRKFDVGVSYLEVYNEHVMNLLTKSGPLKLREDTNGVVVSGLCLTPIYSAEELLRMLMLGNSHRTQHPTDANAESSRSHAIFQVHIRITERKTDTKRTVKLSMIDLAGSERAASTKGIGVRFKEGASINKSLLALGNCINKLADGLKHIPYRDSNLTRILKDSLGGNCRTLMVANVSMSSLTYEDTYNTLKYASRAKKIRTTLKQNVLKSKMPTEFYVKKIDEVVAENERLKERNKALEAKATQLERAGNNGFDPQELKSWYSKIDAVYAAARQMQEFVLGMRSKIKNINYRQTLKKELEEYRKLMCVDQRVCQEDYRRFANYMSTLTSQMEKYKDELPSWLTKMESAYQDLESLKREVNKSKAYQILIVYVKYKDLELQLTKQSIFNNHVNAINKELVENLDLMRKSFRVACEVLNQTYDRLEDGQKLTPEIEAVFERLHRKMRFADSEANTKMAEMDPLVVPESLRSAPEDEEPSCSLTASAKKRQRQAAQSDDDLHLSMEEFDSQDTESDSEEMHRTFKRPRNLNETQVLGPCSSSARKALTATVTKPRNVHQRLVSDLISEQNVHGGNEKIKKALLKSNHFTAKGLQRTLAAASLAKENVKYNANYVRKSPRALMAKALAGTSTLTRKPLGSSSKEPPLVKFNRAASFRLKK, encoded by the exons ATGCCTTCGGAGCAGCATACGAACATAAAAGTGGCGGTTCGCGTACGGCCCTATAATGTACGGGAATTGGAGCAGAAACAGCGGAGTATTATCAAGGTCATGGACCGATCGGCGCTACTTTTCGATCCCGACGAGGAGGACGACGAGTTCTTCTTCCAGGGCACCAAGCAGCAGTACCGCGACATCACCAAGCGGATGAACAAAAAGCTGACCATGGAATTCGACCGGGTCTTCGATATAGACAGCTCTAACCAGGATCTGTTCGAGGAGTGTACGGCGCCGCTGGTCGACGCGGTGCTAAATGG TTACAACTGCTCAGTTTTTGTTTATGGAGCCACTGGCGCAGGAAAAACCTTCACAATGCTGGGCAGCGAGGCTCATCCAGGTCTGACCTTCCTCACCATGCAGGATCTCTTCGATAAGATCCAGGCCCAGAGCGATGTGCGTAAGTTCGATGTGGGTGTATCCTATCTGGAGGTCTACAACGAGCATGTGATGAACCTCCTGACCAAATCGGGTCCCTTGAAGCTCCGCGAAGACACCAATGGCGTGGTGGTCAGTGGCCTTTGCCTCACACCCATCTACAGCGCCGAGGAGCTACTCAGAATGCTGATGCTGGGCAACTCCCATCGCACCCAGCATCCAACAGATGCGAATGCGGAGAGCTCTCGGTCACATGCCATCTTCCAGGTGCACATCCGGATCACGGAGCGCAAGACGGACACCAAAAGGACCGTGAAACTATCCATGATCGATCTGGCGGGCAGTGAGCGGGCGGCCAGCACCAAGGGCATTGGAGTGCGGTTCAAGGAGGGAGCCAGCATCAACAAGAGCCTGCTGGCGCTGGGAAATTGCATCAACAAGCTAGCCGACGGGCTGAAGCACATTCCCTATCGCGACTCCAACCTGACACGCATCCTGAAGGACTCGCTGGGTGGCAACTGCCGCACGCTGATGGTGGCCAATGTCTCGATGAGCTCGCTCACCTACGAGGACACCTACAACACCCTAAAGTACGCCAGTCGAGCTAAGAAGATTCGCACCACTCTGAAGCAAAATGTCCTGAAGTCCAAGATGCCCACCGAGTTCTATGTGAAGAAGATCGACGAGGTGGTGGCCGAAAACGAGCGACTCAAGGAGCGCAACAAGGCGCTAGAGGCCAAGGCCACTCAGTTGGAGCGTGCCGGCAATAATGGTTTCGATCCCCAGGAGCTCAAGTCGTGGTACAGCAAGATAGACGCTGTATATGCGGCTGCCAGGCAGATGCAGGAGTTTGTCCTTGGCATGCGCAGCAAGATCAAGAACATCAACTACAGGCAGACGCTGAAAAAAGAACTGGAGGAGTACCGGAAGCTGATGTGCGTGGACCAGCGAGTGTGCCAGGAG GACTATCGACGCTTTGCGAACTACATGAGCACGCTGACCAGCCAGATGGAGAAGTACAAGGATGAGCTGCCCTCCTGGCTGACCAAGATGGAGAGTGCCTACCAGGATCTGGAGAGCCTGAAGAGGGAGGTGAACAAGTCGAAGGCTTACCAGATCCTCATCGTATACGTGAAGTACAAGGATCTCGAGCTGCAGCTGACCAAGCAGAGTATATTTAACAACCACGTGAACGCCATTAACAAGGAGCTGGTGGAGAACTTGGATTTGATGCGAAAGTCCTTCCGAGTCGCCTGCGAAGTGCTCAACCAGACGTACGACCGCCTCGAGGATGGACAAAAATTGACGCCGGAAATTGAGGCGGTGTTCGAGCGGTTGCACCGGAAAATGCGGTTCGCTGATTCTGAGGCCAACACCAAAATGGCTGAGATGGATCCGTTGGTGGTGCCTGAATCTCTGCGCAGTGCCCCAGAGGATGAGGAGCCCTCCTGCAGCCTTACGGCCAGTGCCAAAAAGCGGCAAAGGCAGGCCGCACAGAGCGACGATGATCTGCATTTGAGTATGGAGGAGTTCGATAGCCAGGACACAGAGTCGGATTCCGAAGAGATGCACAGGACCTTCAAGAGGCCGCGAAATCTCAACGAGACGCAGGTCCTTGGTCCATGCAGTAGTAGCGCCCGGAAAGCTCTGACGGCAACGGTGACCAAGCCGCGAAATGTCCACCAGCGACTGGTCAGCGATCTAATATCCGAGCAAAATGTACACGGCGGCAACGAGAAGATCAAGAAGG CTCTGCTTAAATCCAATCACTTTACTGCCAAAGGACTTCAGAGAACGCTGGCGGCTGCTTCCTTGGCCAAGGAGAACGTCAAGTACAACGCCAACTATGTGCGCAAGAGTCCGCGAGCGCTGATGGCCAAAG CCCTTGCAGGCACCTCCACGCTTACGAGAAAACCCCTGGGATCGTCCAGTAAGGAGCCGCCTTTGGTCAAATTCAATCGGGCTGCCTCGTTCCGCCTGAAGAAGTAG
- the LOC119554288 gene encoding ribosome-recycling factor, mitochondrial: protein MLRNAMHLATLGLRQTRVTNTSPRLLLILQNNPRNAENLQVARDYAKGKDKKKEKGGKGKPGKVEINEQQLREILNLDGLNNQMQKSVAQMREDFVKHLSLRSTSGAIDTLRIKVDGQEHELQELAQISRKNPKTIIVNMIGFPQTIPDVLKAIEKSGMNLNPQQDGTTLFIPIPKVTKEHRENLSKNAKALFVKYRDAIRGVQNEHIRKLKKQPELGKDDAFAAQAQVTAIADRFISEADKLLASKQKELLGD from the coding sequence atgctgCGAAACGCAATGCATTTAGCCACCCTTGGGTTGCGACAGACCAGAGTGACGAACACCTCACCCAGATTGCTTTTAATCCTGCAGAATAATCCCAGAAATGCGGAAAATCTACAAGTGGCGCGCGATTATGCAAAGGGCAAGGACAAAAAGAAGGAAAAAGGCGGCAAGGGAAAACCCGGCAAGGTGGAAATCAACGAGCAGCAGCTGCGCGAAATCCTCAACCTGGATGGTCTGAACAACCAGATGCAGAAGTCCGTGGCGCAGATGAGGGAAGACTTTGTAAAGCACCTGTCGCTGCGTTCCACCAGCGGTGCGATCGACACACTGCGCATAAAAGTCGATGGCCAGGAGCACGAGCTGCAGGAACTGGCCCAAATCTCAAGGAAAAACCCCAAGACCATTATCGTTAATATGATCGGCTTCCCGCAAACGATTCCCGATGTCCTAAAGGCCATAGAAAAGAGCGGCATGAACTTGAATCCCCAGCAGGATGGCACCACACTCTTTATACCCATCCCCAAGGTAACCAAGGAGCACAGGGAGAATCTGTCAAAGAATGCCAAGGCTCTGTTTGTCAAATACCGCGATGCCATTCGTGGCGTTCAAAACGAGCACATCCGCAAGCTGAAGAAGCAACCGGAACTGGGCAAGGACGATGCCTTTGCCGCCCAGGCTCAGGTCACCGCCATAGCCGATCGCTTCATCTCGGAGGCGGACAAGCTGCTGGCCAGCAAGCAGAAGGAGCTGCTGGGCGACTAG